From Anopheles darlingi chromosome 2, idAnoDarlMG_H_01, whole genome shotgun sequence, the proteins below share one genomic window:
- the LOC125950444 gene encoding regucalcin-like has protein sequence MASYKVEQLPSPLSVLGEGPHWDVERQSLYYNDIYGGSIHRYDYAENKTYNATIDGFPVISFIAPVKGNDRQFIIGTDRKVTLIDWDGSSETATFVRTVGEVEHDLEDNRFNDAKIDSKGRFYGGTMRLEAKGDIFEKRLGTFYRYDADAGEFVTLKKNIGVSNGLCWNAAGDRLYYIDSCDLDVKEYHVDENGDLSNERVVIDFRIDGERPPFVPDGMTIDAEGSLYVATFGGSTVYKVNSVTGKVELEIKLPCEQVTSAAFGGPNLDILYVTTAAKEFKTPQPAPAGALFKVTGLGVKGTPMYPVDLS, from the exons ATGGCTTCGTACAAGGTTGAGCAGCTCCCATCTCCGCTGTCGGTGCTCGGTGAAG GTCCACACTGGGATGTTGAGCGCCAGAGTCTGTACTACAACGACATCTACGGTGGTTCGATTCATCGTTACGATTACGCCGAGAACAAGACCTACAACGCGACCATCG ATGGTTTCCCGGTGATTTCGTTCATCGCCCCGGTTAAGGGCAACGATCGCCAgttcatcatcggcaccgacCGTAAAGTGACGCTGATTGACTGGGATGGCAGCTCGGAGACGGCCACCTTCGTCCGTACGGTTGGTGAGGTCGAGCATGACCTGGAGGACAATCGCTTCAACGATGCCAAGATCGATAGCAAGGGCCGCTTCTACGGTGGCACCATGCGGCTCGAGGCTAAGGGTGACATCTTCGAGAAGCGGCTCGGTACTTTCTACCGGTACGATGCGGATGCCGGTGAGTTCGTGACGCTCAAGAAGAACATCGGCGTCTCGAATGGTCTTTGCTGGAATGCGGCCGGTGATCGGTTGTACTACATCGATTCCTGCGATCTGGACGTCAAGGAATATCACGTCGATGAGAATGGTGATTTGT CCAACGAGCGGGTGGTGATCGATTTCCGCATCGACGGTGAGCGCCCACCGTTCGTGCCGGACGGTATGACGATCGATGCCGAGGGTTCGCTGTACGTCGCAACGTTCGGTGGATCCACCGTCTACAAGGTCAACTCGGT GACGGGCAAGGTCGAGCTGGAGATTAAGCTACCGTGCGAGCAGGTAACGTCGGCGGCGTTCGGTGGACCCAACCTGGACATTCTGTACGTGACGACGGCGGCCAAGGAGTTCAAGACGccacaaccggcaccggccggtgCACTGTTCAAGGTGACTGGGCTGGGCGTTAAGGGAACACCGATGTACCCGGTTGATTTGAGCTAA